A region of Anolis sagrei isolate rAnoSag1 chromosome 2, rAnoSag1.mat, whole genome shotgun sequence DNA encodes the following proteins:
- the GDAP2 gene encoding ganglioside-induced differentiation-associated protein 2 isoform X1 — MDPLGAPSHFVDIDSLPVWADQLVTSQPVGEKQVDVHSPFPCRKDINSKIILWRGDVALLNCTAIVNTSNEALTDKNPVSESIYMHAGPDLRAELQKLKGCRTGEAKLTKGYNLAARFIIHTVGPKYKSRYRTAAESSLYSCYRNILQLAKEHAIASIGFCVINTVKRCYPLSDATHIALRTVRRFLEVHGETLEKVVFAVSDVEEAVYQKMLPLYFPRSLEEEVQSLAFLPADIGNAQGEPVVPERQIRISEKPGVSEDNSDEEGLEADLSFIGSHAFALMEGDVDKQRRLILQGQLSEAALQKQHQRNYNRWLCRARAEDLSDIASLKALYQTGVDNCGRTVMAVVGRNIPVTIIDMEKALLYFIHVMDHIVVKEYVIVYFHTLTNAYNHLDSDFLKKLFDIVDFKYKRNLKALYFVHPTFRSKVSTWFFTTFTISSLKDKVHHVENLQQLFTAIPPEQIDFPPFVLEYDTRENGSYYSYPSSPDL; from the exons ATGGatcctttgggtgccccttcgcATTTTGTAGATATTGATAGTTTGCCAGTATGGGCTGACCAGTTGGTCACTTCTCAACCAGTTGGAGAAAAGCAAGTTGATGTCCATTCACCTTTTCCATGTAGAAAAGACATCaattcaaaaataatattatg GCGGGGTGATGTGGCATTGCTGAACTGCACAGCCATTGTGAACACCAGCAATGAAGCTCTAACAGATAAGAATCCAGTGTCTGAGAGTATCTACATGCATGCAGGACCTGACCTTAGGGCTGAGCTACAGAAACTCAAAG GCTGTAGGACGGGGGAGGCAAAGCTGACAAAGGGATATAATCTTGCTGCTCGTTTCATAATTCACACGGTGGGGCCAAAATACAAAAGTCGATACCGGACTGCAGCAGAAAGCTCCTTGTACAGCTGTTATCGCAACATCCTTCAACTTGCAAA GGAGCATGCAATTGCCTCAATTGGATTCTGTGTGATAAACACCGTGAAACGATGTTATCCTTTATCAGATGCCACACACATAGCACTGC GCACTGTGAGGCGGTTTTTAGAAGTTCATGGGGAAACACTTGAAAAAGTGGTTTTTGCAGTTTCCGATGTTGAAGAG GCTGTatatcagaagatgcttcctctATATTTTCCAAGGTCACTAGAAGAAGAGGTTCAGTCCTTGGCTTTTCTTCCTGCTGATATTGGCAATGCACAAGGAGAACCGGTGGTACCAGAACGTCAGATCAGAATTAGTGAAAAGCCAGGAGTTTCAGAGG ataATTCAGATGAAGAAGGACTGGAAGCAGACTTATCCTTTATTGGCTCCCATGCTTTTGCTCTCATGGAGGGAGATGTCGATAAACAAAGACGTCTCATCCTTCAAGGGCAGCTTTCAGAGGCGGCGCTACAGAAACAGCATCAGAGAAA TTACAACCGCTGGCTTTGTCGAGCAAGAGCTGAAGACCTGTCTGATATTGCTTCCCTTAAAGCTTTGTACCAAACGG GTGTTGATAACTGTGGCCGTACAGTGATGGCAGTGGTTGGAAGAAATATTCCTGTAACTATTATAGACATGGAAAAG GCTCTCTTATACTTCATCCATGTGATGGACCACATTGTTGTAAAAGaatatgtaattgtgtattttcatACCCTCACTAATGCCTACAATCATTTAGACTCCGATTTTCTGAAGAAACTTTTTGACATTGTTGATTTCAA GTACAAAAGAAATCTGAAGGCCTTGTACTTTGTACATCCAACATTTCGCTCAAAG GTTTCAACGTGGTTTTTTACAACATTTACAATTTCAAGTCTAAAGGACAAAGTCCACCATGTGGAAAACCTGCAACAGTTGTTCACAGCCATTCCCCCTGAACAGATTGACTTTCCTCCATTTGTTCTTGAATATGATACCAGG GAAAATGGATCATACTACTCTTACCCCTCTTCTCCGGACCTCTGA
- the GDAP2 gene encoding ganglioside-induced differentiation-associated protein 2 isoform X2 — protein MHAGPDLRAELQKLKGCRTGEAKLTKGYNLAARFIIHTVGPKYKSRYRTAAESSLYSCYRNILQLAKEHAIASIGFCVINTVKRCYPLSDATHIALRTVRRFLEVHGETLEKVVFAVSDVEEAVYQKMLPLYFPRSLEEEVQSLAFLPADIGNAQGEPVVPERQIRISEKPGVSEDNSDEEGLEADLSFIGSHAFALMEGDVDKQRRLILQGQLSEAALQKQHQRNYNRWLCRARAEDLSDIASLKALYQTGVDNCGRTVMAVVGRNIPVTIIDMEKALLYFIHVMDHIVVKEYVIVYFHTLTNAYNHLDSDFLKKLFDIVDFKYKRNLKALYFVHPTFRSKVSTWFFTTFTISSLKDKVHHVENLQQLFTAIPPEQIDFPPFVLEYDTRENGSYYSYPSSPDL, from the exons ATGCATGCAGGACCTGACCTTAGGGCTGAGCTACAGAAACTCAAAG GCTGTAGGACGGGGGAGGCAAAGCTGACAAAGGGATATAATCTTGCTGCTCGTTTCATAATTCACACGGTGGGGCCAAAATACAAAAGTCGATACCGGACTGCAGCAGAAAGCTCCTTGTACAGCTGTTATCGCAACATCCTTCAACTTGCAAA GGAGCATGCAATTGCCTCAATTGGATTCTGTGTGATAAACACCGTGAAACGATGTTATCCTTTATCAGATGCCACACACATAGCACTGC GCACTGTGAGGCGGTTTTTAGAAGTTCATGGGGAAACACTTGAAAAAGTGGTTTTTGCAGTTTCCGATGTTGAAGAG GCTGTatatcagaagatgcttcctctATATTTTCCAAGGTCACTAGAAGAAGAGGTTCAGTCCTTGGCTTTTCTTCCTGCTGATATTGGCAATGCACAAGGAGAACCGGTGGTACCAGAACGTCAGATCAGAATTAGTGAAAAGCCAGGAGTTTCAGAGG ataATTCAGATGAAGAAGGACTGGAAGCAGACTTATCCTTTATTGGCTCCCATGCTTTTGCTCTCATGGAGGGAGATGTCGATAAACAAAGACGTCTCATCCTTCAAGGGCAGCTTTCAGAGGCGGCGCTACAGAAACAGCATCAGAGAAA TTACAACCGCTGGCTTTGTCGAGCAAGAGCTGAAGACCTGTCTGATATTGCTTCCCTTAAAGCTTTGTACCAAACGG GTGTTGATAACTGTGGCCGTACAGTGATGGCAGTGGTTGGAAGAAATATTCCTGTAACTATTATAGACATGGAAAAG GCTCTCTTATACTTCATCCATGTGATGGACCACATTGTTGTAAAAGaatatgtaattgtgtattttcatACCCTCACTAATGCCTACAATCATTTAGACTCCGATTTTCTGAAGAAACTTTTTGACATTGTTGATTTCAA GTACAAAAGAAATCTGAAGGCCTTGTACTTTGTACATCCAACATTTCGCTCAAAG GTTTCAACGTGGTTTTTTACAACATTTACAATTTCAAGTCTAAAGGACAAAGTCCACCATGTGGAAAACCTGCAACAGTTGTTCACAGCCATTCCCCCTGAACAGATTGACTTTCCTCCATTTGTTCTTGAATATGATACCAGG GAAAATGGATCATACTACTCTTACCCCTCTTCTCCGGACCTCTGA